The sequence AATTCTCAGGTTGTGTCATGGAGTGGTGAGCTCCCCATCGCTGGAGGTGTACAGAAAGAGGCTGTGTACTACCTGTCAGCTTTGCTATAAAGGAGATTCTCTACTGGGTTGGGGACTGGATCACACCACCTTGACAATCTTTGTAGCTCTAAGATGCTGAGGACAAAGATGTGACCCATGGATAGAGGgtaatttacatttgttttttagaaCTGAGGAGAGGATTTTTGGCCTTTGTTTCTGGAGTCCCAGAGACAAATTCTCCTCTCAAAGGTCCATTCCACCCTAATTGAGATTCCATTTCCCAGAAATTACTTGATGCTGAGCTGATTAGAGGCCAGCCAGGGGTAAAGGGACTGATTCCCATGGcaaccaggttaaaaaaaaacataccatGTGGAGCATTGTCAGCAACAAGCTACGTTTGCattataaatagatatttaattCATTGAAATAGCTCTGACAGTGAGTAGGAAAGTTAAATCCCAAAGCCACTCTTTAAGTATTTCACAGTTAATtgacaactattttttttcttttctaaatcacGTAGAACTTGGTTCTCTAAGTGTAAGAATAGTATATGTGAATGCTTTTAGAAAACCAACTAACAGTCCAGTGTCACAATATTTCTCACTACTTGTTTCTCATTTAAAGATTTATCAGAATTTTCTCTTATTGCACGGGTATCTCTGTTTGACTCTTTGATACTGGAGATCCCAGGTTCAATGTCTGGATTTCACAAgtctttttctgtcatttttgctTCATCTTCATCCTGCTTTTCTAACGCAGAGGTTTCTGTAAATTTCAGTCCTTGGCCCTCTGCTcttttcttcccatctctctttccctgaatagctaaagcaatcaaGTGATCACTTGCTAACTTGTACAGCCCTACCACTAGGCTTGACAGTACACGCTGGAATATCCAATGATTGGAAAACAAAATCAGACCTGATCAAAGGACTTCTATCCTAAAACCAACGACCAAAAACAGGCCTCCCTCCAGTGTTCAAAATGTACAGCTTGATTGAGGGTTAGGGATGGAGAGTTTGAAGGCAGCTAGTGGTGTTTGGCAGAAAGCAACAATTAGGTTTTCCTAAATTCAAATGTAAAAgcatttttgaaatgaatttttagaAACACTGTAAGAAATTAGTATATGCGACTAATAGAATCTCATCAAATGGAAATCAGAGTGAGACTTTGTACTTGTACATTCCAAAGAGCTTAATACAAATTAGTCTATAGTACTCAAGAGTGTTTCATTCTGTAAGGATTAAGGGAAAtgtgatgcatttttttttcattaagttgCTGGGTAAATAAGCTTCCTGATATAAGAATATGGGagttgttttctaaattttatcaTAACCAAGGATAAATAACTCACTGTGTGCAGCACCCTTGTACATTGCTCTATTGAACAGTGATGGCTTAGAATTAAACAGTGTTGGGCGGTAAGGAACTTTAGGGTCAGATGTGAAGGGGTTGTGACCTCCTCTAGGACCCATAGGTCAGTTCTTCTGAGGTCTTGAACAGGTTTAAGGAATTAGGTAAGCCCCCTTCCCCAATACAACCCTCCTAATGTGTACTGGATTCTCACCCATGCGGCAAGTTGCAGGCTGATCCAAGGAAAGAGATCAGGGGCTCGGAATGCGAGCCAGCCTCCGTTTGGAATACTGGGAAAGAACACTGGGACAGGACACTGGGAGGTCCCCTGCTCTAAACCAATCACCTCACTTGCTTACTCACTCTTTGAGATCCCACCACCAGAGAAAACAGGACTTTCTTTAGGGAGGGGCAAAATATTCAGCTTTTATCAACCTTTCACACTTACGAGTGAATTAATGTACACCTGTGGTTGTTAGGTAAGGGCCACAAAGCACACTTTGCCAATTTCAAAGTTCTGTAGTGGACTAATCCTAACATTGGAAAGCAGGTGTACTACAGACCTAGAAGTAACACAGTACAAAGTATGTAACCTCAGTGTTTGCCCTCCTCAGGCTCAACTTGGAGAGAATattgccattcattcattcttccattcattcaaaaatgaaatggaaGGATGATGGGACATTCTGTTCAGTTACCATGTCCCAAACCAAAATGGACATTTTGgagccttccttcctccccgACCCCATCCTTGAGCTCCTTTCTCTGTACTAGCAGCGCTGTGCTCTCTTATTCTGCCATGGAGATCAGCTCCAATACACCATTTTTGCTAAGTGTTAAGTGGACAACAAACCAATGGAAAACCACTGCCATAGTTTTTGCAGTTAAATAGTGAATACTCTCTTTATTcagaagaatacatttttaatagaatttcatGCACCAGTAAATCAGTACAGTGAGGAGTTACGAGGGCAGGGACTCTCTCTTCAGGAAACATCTCACCCTGGTAGGGCTCTCAACTCCTAAAATCCCCTTGACCTATCTCAGGTGATTAGTGGCCAAGGAACAGTAGATGGGGTGGACTCCCAGGGAAACCAGCCAGATTTGCAGGTCTCTGAGGataaaaaaagaggagaggaaagctcTTGCCAAGGAGGTGATTATTATATTGGGACTGGCAGTTCCACTGAGGTTCCCTGAGAGATCGATGAGGGAGAGTTGGTATTGGTGCCCAGGTCTCCTTCTTGGTTACACTCTTCCAAGGCTATGGTCTGGTCTCTTCCAtctgtctctgagcctctgtgTAGAGAAAAAGACATGACTAAGGGAGGATCCAGAGCCATCAACCTGAAAACAGGTTGCATTGTGGGACTCAGATTCTAGAGGAGCATATGTACCATTGTTTTAACAGAAGCCCCTGGGTTCACAGAAGGAGGCTGACATAAGGCAATTACCTGGTTCGGAGTCGAGGCCACTTCTTCCACTCTATGGCTAGCACCACCCCTAAAGCTACAACCACCACCACGATCAGGGTACTTCGGACAATGTTCCCCACAGTGCACTCCTGAGCAGCAGGCCCTGTGGTGATAAAAGAGCAGAAACCAAGGCCATAGATATCAGTGCATGTATGCTCCCCTGGATCTCTTGTTGCCCCCTCATCTGGCCTCCTCCGGGGTTCACTCAGGAACCATGTGTTGAGACTGCAGATGGGGTGGTCAGAGGCAGTGCTTATGCTGAGGCAGAAGCAGCCCTCCTTTTGGGGGGTGGAAGAGGCCTTGAAAGTATCCTTCTCACTATCTTTGAGTGAATCTGAGGTTCCACCTCCTTACCATCcctaggagaaagaaaaatgaccacACTTGAGGTCTCTGACTCCAAACCCCTCCCCCTCCATGTTTGGCCTGTCTCCATGGAGACTATCTCTGGGATCCCACGTATGTCATGCCAGAACCATGGAGGGATTATCATCTCACCTGCTGCCCCCACCAGCTCCAGGGAATCACTAGGCTCTGACCAGATATCAGGGTAGGCCTGCAGACGGTAGCTGCAGCTATAGTTTCCAATGCCCTTTCCTTCTACGTTGTTGATGACAAAGTCTCCATCCTCTGAAAACTGCTGAGGTGCTTCTTCTCCATCATGTTCCAGGACAAACTCCACACCTGGCAGGGGTCCTCTGCACTGAAGGGTGATATCCTTTCCTAGCTTGAACACAGTGCTGGGCCAGGCTGACAGGGAGGGTTTAGGGGGCTTGTCTGCAACCAACCAGGACACAGAGTTAGAAATGGCCTTGAACCCAGCCCTTTACCCCCTTAGGGCTAACTACTAAGAAACTACAAAATCTAGACTCTTACTGAAATCTCCAAGACCTTACCAGTCACCCAGATCTCCAGGGAGTCACTGAGATTAGAAGCTGCAAAGGGAGCAGAATCCAAATAATAAACACAGCTATACATCCCAGAATCTTCACTGCTCACTGCTGGCATCCGGAAGTCAGCCCTGTACCCTCTTGGCCTCTGTTGCCTTAAGGGCTCTTGAGTACCCTTCTTCAACAGGACAAATGTTGAGTCTGGCAGTTCCCCTTGACATTGAAGAGTCATGTTTTCTCCAGGGGCCACCATGGGACCAGGCTGGGCTAATAGGCTGGGTTTGGGGAGCaaacctagaagaaattgacTCTTGGTCATAGAGAGGTGGCCACTTTCCAGGGCATCACTGGAGTCTCAATAAAGAGGAGAGACTACTGCTTGCCTCTCCTTGAGCTCTTGGAAAACCGTTTACCGTTTCCCATGAAGCATCTGACAGCTTACTCACTCTTTTCTATACTCCCCTGCTCACTCCAGAGCATCTTCCCCTTACCTGTGACTATGAGTTCCAGGGTGTTGCTAGGCTGTATCTTGATAGGGCTGGTCCAGTCAGGATGGTAGCAGCAGCTGTAACGACCTATGTTAGCACCAGATATATTGGTGATGGGGAATGCCCCATCATTACTGATGGATCCCCAGAGCTGCACTGAAGtggcttctgtttctttgtgcAGAATGTACCCTACTCCGTGGACTGGCCCTTGGCACCAGAGAGTAACATTCTGCCCCATGGGAACCACAGAACTGGGCTCAGCAAACAACCATGGCTTGGGGAATGTGTCTAGGAAGAGACCAAAGATGGAAAGTGGTTAGTATGCAAACTTATCACTCGCTGAAttaatcctttatttttctccttccagaCACAACCGTTCCCCTCCATGGCCTAGCCTACCCTTCCAAGAGGGGTCACCCTCTCTAACCCTTATTCCAGTTGTCTCTGTCCCAGTCCCATGTCTTGTCTGTCCTTACCAGTCACCCAGATCATAAGAGGCTTGCTGAGATATGATCCCCTGTTTGACATAGTGGTCTCATAGTAGACACAGCTATAGTTCCCAGAGTCGTCTGCTCCAACAGTGTGGAGGGGAAAGTCAGCCACATTCCCTGAGGCACTCTGAAACTGTAAGGGAACCTGGGTTCCCTCCTGCAAGAGGGCGAACCTCATGCCCTGGAAAGTCCCTTGGCAGCGCAGGGTCACATTCTTCCCAGGAAGCACCACAGGACCTGGCTGTGCCAGGAGAGTGGGTTTGGGGTAGAATTCTGAAATTAAAGAGATCACAACATGAGAGAATCCTGCCCCTGACATTCTGAACGTTGTATTTTTTAGTGTTATTAGAAGAAACAATATATGCTTAttgtagaaaatacagaaaaaaacctatgaagaaaatacaattctACCGCTCAAAGATAACCATTCTTgctacatttttatgtatttatttcccatttatttttttgtacatggCCATGTCATTGTAGCTCTAACTATTTGCATAGTTGGGCCTACTGTATGCACAATTGTGtagtttaatatttttcactttatattgtaaatattttcctatgACGTTAAACAGCCTTTGAAAACTATCATTtgtaatggctgcataatatgcAGTAGACATTTCAAGGTCTTCGCCTAAAGCTCAAGGCCAAGCCAcaaaaagatttcagaaatagGGCAACATGTGAAACACCCCCATCTGCCTCCCCAGACGTGAAttattttcctccctcttctcctctttctcaccTTCCTGTATTAGTGATCATATAAGCAGCTGCCTTACATGGACTGTTTACCATGTGCTAGGCACGGTCCTAAGCACATTCTTGCTGACTTTTAGAAGGAGCACTTCCTCCTCTCCCACTGACAGCCCTCCCGCCCACCGTCCCAGAGTCAGTACCACCTCCACCTGCATTTCCCCACTCCTGACCTGTCACCACGAGCTCCACAGGGTCACTGGGCTCAGACCAGATAGCAAAGTCATAATAGCGGCAGCTGTAATTCCCTCCATCACCAATGCCCACCGAAATGATCAGAAAGTGGGCTGCACTGGCTCCCGGACTCGCCCAAGACCTGTCACTGGATGCTATTTCACTTCCATCTTTGTAAAGAATAAAGCTCATTTGCTGGTGGGGGGTGGAGCAATTGAAAGTCACTCGGGCACCAGGAGTGACCACAGGACTGGCCCATGTCTTGAATAAGGGCTTGGGGTACATTTCTAGAaggcaaaaaaccaaacacaatACAAAACcaaattaagagaaaagaaagattgcTAATATAGCAAATATTGGTTCCAGAAAGCTGCTTTGTTTCCTATAGTATTTCATCCAGAAGAAGGTGCATTTAAAAGTCAAGGCAAAACCACTTTGCAGATGAACTTTTCACAGggacccctcaccccacccctcacctcctccagccgAATCCTCCCTGTCAGCAGAACAAGCAATGGAAGCTAGCTAAAAGGGTGAATTGTCACTGGGGCTCTGCTgactccctgagcctcagtttgcccattTGGACAAGAAGGGGAAATGGTACCTGATCCACCTCCTTTGAATATTTGCTCTATAGCTAACTGAGATAATTGatatgaaaataattagaaaaattaaatcaccCTCTACAAACCCCAGCTATTAATAACGATTATGGCTATTAATATCGTGCAGCCAGAGGCCCTGGCACTCCCAGCGCCACGCCTGCCTGGCTCTAAGATTGGACACAGGCTCCTAGGACCAGCAGCAAAGTTTGCTGTGAGGAGAGGAGTGTCTGACCCAGAGCTTTGCTTCCCCACTCCTCTCTCACACACCCCTTTCTGCTCTACCTTTTATGACAAGCTCCAGGGGCTCACTGGGCTCAGACCACTTGAAGGGGCGCTTTTCAGTGTGAGTGCGGCAGCTATAATTGCCTTCATCTTTATCCTCCATTCTTTGGATTGTAAAGAAGGTTTCTCTCCCAAGGGCACCAAGTTGCTGGACAGGTTCCTGCACTCCCTCCTTATACAGAGCAAACCCCATGCCTGCCAGCCATCCTTTGCACCGGATTTGCAGTTCCTGGCCCCGAACTGGGGGGGAAGCAGAAATGACAGGTTTGGGGAGGATGtctggaaaacaaaacagggaCACTCGGAGTCACTTTGTCAGCAAAATAGAAATCCATCCTGGACTGGCCTTTGCCTCTTCCTGTCAGTCTTCTTATAACTctgttccccacccctccccccatttcaGTGCCCCTCCTCTCCTACAGGCAGCAGAAGCCCCTTGGGCTCTGGGTCTCTGAGCATTCCCCATCCCTAGGAACAGTGCTGGAGTCCCAGGGGCACTGGGGATCACTCCATGAggaccctctgccttttcttacCTGTCCCCACCAGCTCAAGTGCCTCACTGGGCTCTGACACAGCCATCTCCTCCCACGAATGGCAGTGGTAACTCCCGGTGTGGCTCTGGGTCAGGGCTCCAAGGGGGAAGGCAGCCCGGACCTGCTCTGAGGCCGGGCGAGTTGCAATCCACCCGGTCCCGTCCTTCAGCAATACAAATTCCTTAGTTGAGCCAGAAGGGCTTCTGCACCAGAGGGTTAAGTTCTTCCACGGGGCCAGAGGGAAGTTGGTCTCTGCCCACAGCTCAGGCTTTGGGGTTGGCATGATTATTTCTAGAAACAGCAGAGTTAGTGAAGCCAtcctccctcaccctcaccctccccTTTTCCTTGCCCTTGAACACCCTCCCCAGATCACATTGCCCACCTCCCCTTTCAACCTCAATCCaaactctttccttctctccgcaggtgctggggaaaggggaagctgatGTCTCAGCTGAGGTTCAGAAAAATGCAGAAGCTTGGGGGAAATTTTGCAGGCAGAAAAGCAGAGTTGGAGGCTGAGTTTTGCCAGCAGCTTTAGCAAGTGCCCCTTCCTGGCTGTCCTTCCCTCCCAACCAGTCACTCCCTGGCCACTGACACTGACACTCTGTAGTTATTTCGGATCTCCAGGGAGGAATGTCCCAGTCTGGAGCAGGAAAAACTCACCAGTCTCTTCTGTCAATACCCCATTGCACAGTCCTGCAAAAGAAATTGCTGCCAGGGCTTTGTCCCCTCCCCCACGGGACTTCACCCCAGCCTTCTGCCCaggccccttccccacccccttctaCTCACCACAGCAGAGAAGAGCTGTGAGTATGAAGAGCATGGTGACCCCTTGAGCTGTTCCCAGCAACCAGGCTTCTCTAGCAAGACCAGAAAAGAGATGAGAGGAGTTGCTGGGATTAAGGGGAGGGCGGAGAGAAGGGGGCGGCAATTTATGTCATTGGCTTACTCACCACCCAATAGGGATTGGATATGGCCAGGATAATGGGATATAATCTTTTCTGACATGGATGACTTTTCTTTTTGAGGGCCTCACCACCTACAAACCTCTTGCTCTTTCATGACCCAcgtgccccccgccccctcccccatccccagacaATATCAAATGTCAGGTCCCCAAGGCCCCTGATTAGGCTGTTGCTGGAATTGAGATGTCAGATGTGAAAATGCCTTTGTAACTCCAGCTCTCAGAACCCCTGGAGCTCAGTGTAATCGGCAGCTCTGGGTGGTGGgtgtgggggtggagggagaaatcTTGGGGGTTTCTCAGTCATCAAGTTTAAGTTTGGAAGCAGTTTTTATTATGGCAGTATTGGTCCTCCGACCGACCTGCCTCACCTGCCTTTGTTATGGAAGGGTTGCCTAGGCAGCAACAGTGAATTACCAGAGGGTTGTCAGTGCTGAGCTAAGCTTGTCAGAGAGTGGGATCTCTCTACCCCCACCCAGATTATGACTAGAAATGTGCAGCATTTTTAGGTTATGGGTCCTGTAGAATTAGATTATACTAAGCCAAAATTCATTTGACAATTTTTACTTAGAAAACACTGACCCTCCTTCCTGGTCAGGAAAACATGCTTTTCAAGCTGGATTCTCTGAAGTCTGGTTTCTGAATTCATTCTTTGATGCAGTGgacctgggctggggtggggcactTGAAGCTACATTTTTTCTAACCCCTGGCTTGAAGGTTACCCCAGTGTATGTGGAACTCAGGATAGGTTCTGTGGAGAAGTAGGACTTGACCCCCCATTGAAACTTTTTGAAAGCTCGAAGGGTAGTGGTTTTGCAGAAAGTTTAGGTGGCTCCCTTCTCATTACCCAAGCACTCTGTCCCTCAGATCCCAGTgggacacacaggcacacacagtcATAGTCATCATCCATTGTATATTGAATACTCCCAGGCACACAAAGTCCTGTGatcatggtgggggaggggtacagCCAGGATCACAAGGTGGGGGAAAGTAAGCAAGGCATTTGGGAACAGAGGCCCCACCAAGCTAGGAGCTgtcatttctcttctcattttcagGCAGAATAGCCAGAGCACAAGGCCATAAGGAtcagggagagaaggagatgaCCCAGGGGACACAAAAGGATAAAAGTAAATGGCAGGAGAACCTGTTTGGCTTGACATTTTATGGGTCAGAGGAAGCAGTCTGATTCCCTGGCCCAATCCATTCCCTTATCAGATGCCCACCCAGGCTAAGGCTATATTCTCAGAACGCTCTGCACAGTGGTTGGGGGCCAGAGTGGCAGAGAGACTGGCTTCCATAGCAGCTAGGATGGACTACAAGTCTTGCTAGCCCTTGAGAGCTAGGGGTAAGGGTGAAAGTTGGGATGGGAGTTAGATAACATCCTGGGAGACAGGACAGCATGGCTTCTTACAAAAAAAGTTCAGTTGAAGTTAATGTGTAAGACATCAATCATCTCTGAGAGGCAGGGTGGCTTGGGAGGGAGATTTGGGCACCCTCCTGGGGGAATCAGTGAACAAGGTTCTGATTACTTCTCCAGGTTCTGAGAAATATGCATTTCTCCACCCTATGGCTTGGGTGCTGACCCCTCTGTGAGGTGAAAGGGAAACTGCTGGAATGAGAAAGTCTTATATTTTAAGCCCAGAAGGTAGAGGATACAAAGGGTCCCCCCCTGTGGCTTGTCTCAACTGGAGTATGACCCATTCCTGAGTCTCTGGGGAGCCTGAACTCAGCTAGATTGAGGAACAGGGGGTTGGGACAAGACAGTTACCTGATTCTGAGTCTCCGACACTTCCACCTTATCCACAGCTCTACCAACAGCAAGGCAAAAAGCTGCACGATTAGGGACAACCTGATAGCCTCATTCAGAACGTAATTCCAGGTGAGAAAGCCTGTGGCCAGAGAAGACCAAAAGCAGGGACCTTGATGGGGACAGGGACTGTTGAATACAttcatggggggagggggatctGGTTACTGCAGGTGAAGGGAAGTTGAGACAAAAGTGGCCTTATTTTCATGAAGAATAGGACCC is a genomic window of Phocoena sinus isolate mPhoSin1 chromosome X, mPhoSin1.pri, whole genome shotgun sequence containing:
- the IGSF1 gene encoding immunoglobulin superfamily member 1, whose protein sequence is MTLDRPGEGATMLRTFTLLLFCIRLSLGMTPIAMMQSQPELWIETNYPQAPWENITLWCKSPSRISSKFLLLKDKTQMTWIRPSHKTFQVSFPIGALTQSNAGLYRCCYWKETGWSEPSKVLELEAPGQLPKPTFWIQAETSPLPGCNVNILCHGWLQDLVFMLFKEGYAEPVDYQVPTGTVAIFSIANMTPESEGVYICRTHIQMLPTLWSEPSNPLKLIVAGLYPKPTLTAYPGPIMAPGESLNLRCQGPIYGMTFALIRLEDLEKSFYHKRPLKNEAYFFFGALKIHNAGHYLCFYYDGSYRGSLLSDILKIWVTDTFPKTCLLAQPSPVVQMGQNVSLWCRGPVDGVELTLYKKGEDKTLQLLDTTSISDDESFLLNNVTYSDAGIYSCHYLLSWKTSIRMSSHNTVELVVVDKPPKPSLSAWPSTVFKLGKAIILQCRVPQPVLEFCLEWEERATSPKFSVDGDFIISNVEGKGTGTYSCSYRIEAHPNIWSYRSEPLKLMGPAGFLTWNYVLNEAIRLSLIVQLFALLLVELWIRWKCRRLRIREAWLLGTAQGVTMLFILTALLCCGLCNGVLTEETEIIMPTPKPELWAETNFPLAPWKNLTLWCRSPSGSTKEFVLLKDGTGWIATRPASEQVRAAFPLGALTQSHTGSYHCHSWEEMAVSEPSEALELVGTDILPKPVISASPPVRGQELQIRCKGWLAGMGFALYKEGVQEPVQQLGALGRETFFTIQRMEDKDEGNYSCRTHTEKRPFKWSEPSEPLELVIKEMYPKPLFKTWASPVVTPGARVTFNCSTPHQQMSFILYKDGSEIASSDRSWASPGASAAHFLIISVGIGDGGNYSCRYYDFAIWSEPSDPVELVVTEFYPKPTLLAQPGPVVLPGKNVTLRCQGTFQGMRFALLQEGTQVPLQFQSASGNVADFPLHTVGADDSGNYSCVYYETTMSNRGSYLSKPLMIWVTDTFPKPWLFAEPSSVVPMGQNVTLWCQGPVHGVGYILHKETEATSVQLWGSISNDGAFPITNISGANIGRYSCCYHPDWTSPIKIQPSNTLELIVTGLLPKPSLLAQPGPMVAPGENMTLQCQGELPDSTFVLLKKGTQEPLRQQRPRGYRADFRMPAVSSEDSGMYSCVYYLDSAPFAASNLSDSLEIWVTDKPPKPSLSAWPSTVFKLGKDITLQCRGPLPGVEFVLEHDGEEAPQQFSEDGDFVINNVEGKGIGNYSCSYRLQAYPDIWSEPSDSLELVGAAGPAAQECTVGNIVRSTLIVVVVVALGVVLAIEWKKWPRLRTRGSETDGRDQTIALEECNQEGDLGTNTNSPSSISQGTSVELPVPI